Below is a genomic region from Candidatus Binataceae bacterium.
CGGCAGGCCCATCGCACCGAACTGCGCGTGCGCTGCTGTCGGAGCAAGGATCATGAGTGCGGCCACCCATGGCGCCATTCGGAAAATCACTCTCGTAGCGCATTTCATATTGGTACGCCGGACCGTGTTGCCGGCCGATCTTAGAATGTCCTTCCTCAATCCCGCGAGCGACCTAGAGGACCGTAACAATATATATACCCCTTATATATACCCCTTCGATCCTCTGTCGCACCAACCAAAATTCTGGGCACCGCCCGGGCAGTTTAGTCACGCGAACCCGCTCGACGGGAAGGCCTTTTGATTATCCGAACCGATCGGAGTACTGGAAAGGCTAACCGTGCCACTATGCGATGGTTTCCATGATGTCGGGACTATCGTGTTTGTAGAGCTGAGATGTCTATACGCCACTTCGCCGAGAGTCGGACGTTGACAGAATACCCTCGTGGGGCGCGTCGCTGGACTCTGCTCCTGCTCACGGTGCTTGCCGCGGTCCTCGCCGGCTATGAGTTTCAACTCGCTCCAATCCTGCCGCTGCTGCTGCCCTATCTGCACATGGGCCACATTCAGTACGGCTACTACATTACGTTCACGGTTCTGGTTGGAGGCATCTCGGCATTCTTCGGGGGGCCACTGGCCGATCGCTACGGGCGGGTCGTGATTCTTGATGCTTGTCTGGCGGTCATTACGGTCCTGGTCTTTGCGAACCTGCTTATCGTCGGCATCAAGTCGTTCGTAGCCATCCGGACCCTGATGGCTATCGTGGCCGGACTGATGGCCGGCGCAGGCGCGGCCCTGGTCCGCGACATGTCGCCGCGCCTTACCCGCGCCTTAGCTTTCGGCTTGCTCACGATCGGTCCGGTCGGATCCAACTACATGGGCAATTTTATCGCGGGTTTGACCCTTCCCATGTTCCACACCTGGCAATCGCAGATGTGGATCATGGGATTTCTCGCGATTGTCATGTACATGCCGATCGTTCTCTGGCTCAAGGATCTGAGTCCCGAGCTGCGCTTGAAGATCTATCAGACCGAGTTGGCGGCCCTTGAGGTTGCGGGCCGCCGCAGCCCAACCGCCGCGGAGCTGCCATCGAGCGCGCGCCAGGCCTTTGCCATGCTGCTCGGACACATCGAGCCCTGGTTGATGGTGGTTCCTTTTACCATCAGCCTCTCGCTGTACATCGCGATCCAGGCCTTCGGGCCGCTCATGTTCACCGAATCGTTCCATTACACTCCCGCGGACGCGGCGCGGATGAACTCCTATTTCTGGCTTGGAAATATGGGGGCCCTGATCGTGATTGGGGTAATTTCCGATCGCTTGCAAGTGCGCAGGCCCATCTCGACTATTGGCGCGGTGGGAGTCGCGCTGCTGCTGGCGTGGTGGATACCGAGATTCGGCGGGGAGTTACCCCGCCATCTGATGATCATGGTTGCGACCTTGCTCGGTTGCCTGTTGGCGATGATCGCGGTCCCGTGGGCGGCTCAATACTCCGAAACCCTTGAAGACACATCGCCAGGATTGCAAGCGACCGGGTGGGCGTTCTACGGACTCGTCAGCCGCGGCTGGGTCGCGATCTCCGCGCCGCTGATGATCGCCATCGCGGCG
It encodes:
- a CDS encoding MFS transporter, with protein sequence MTEYPRGARRWTLLLLTVLAAVLAGYEFQLAPILPLLLPYLHMGHIQYGYYITFTVLVGGISAFFGGPLADRYGRVVILDACLAVITVLVFANLLIVGIKSFVAIRTLMAIVAGLMAGAGAALVRDMSPRLTRALAFGLLTIGPVGSNYMGNFIAGLTLPMFHTWQSQMWIMGFLAIVMYMPIVLWLKDLSPELRLKIYQTELAALEVAGRRSPTAAELPSSARQAFAMLLGHIEPWLMVVPFTISLSLYIAIQAFGPLMFTESFHYTPADAARMNSYFWLGNMGALIVIGVISDRLQVRRPISTIGAVGVALLLAWWIPRFGGELPRHLMIMVATLLGCLLAMIAVPWAAQYSETLEDTSPGLQATGWAFYGLVSRGWVAISAPLMIAIAARYGWASWMKFSLGAMLLYAVATIFASRLAVETLTPAEARAGLAGR